A window of the Zeugodacus cucurbitae isolate PBARC_wt_2022May chromosome 2, idZeuCucr1.2, whole genome shotgun sequence genome harbors these coding sequences:
- the LOC105218728 gene encoding phosphatidylinositol N-acetylglucosaminyltransferase subunit P, whose product MWSVNVAVIIVSRIMPYPAPTPYRAIQGFACYLCSLMLFGFYIFWVLTPLKQMGFDDLPHKYLALSTSNVLSLLMVMIYYVFYPAINLAMTPDVDGIATVIDVQLLKRGNEMNDVINWSTIQHLENVQRSLSKKIPLKNENFENCQYCNGVQHEVTAKGTIPTLYHIDLAEINRLVYN is encoded by the coding sequence atGTGGTCAGTTAACGTTGCGGTTATTATTGTTTCTCGTATAATGCCGTATCCAGCACCAACACCTTATCGGGCGATACAAGGATTCGCTTGCTATTTGTGTTCATTGATGTTATTTGGTTTCTATATATTTTGGGTTCTTACGCCGTTGAAGCAAATGGGGTTCGACGACTTACCACATAAATATTTAGCGTTATCTACGAGCAATGTGTTGTCATTGCTTATGGTTatgatttattatgttttttatcCTGCAATTAATTTGGCAATGACACCGGACGTGGATGGAATAGCAACAGTCATAGACGTGCAGCTATTAAAACGCGGCAATGAAATGAATGATGTAATTAATTGGAGTACAATACAGCATTTAGAAAATGTGCAACGTAGCCTATCTAAGAAAATACCgttgaaaaacgaaaatttcgaaaactgccAATACTGCAATGGAGTGCAACACGAAGTTACTGCAAAAGGCACAATACCAACGCTCTACCATATCGATCTGGCTGAAATTAATCGTTTAGTTTATAATTAA
- the LOC128921782 gene encoding uncharacterized protein LOC128921782 isoform X2, with translation MKQQRRIVMQHVRNCGPQMFIYSRKGGTLLAINDFIYRSNLKRFGRNSDKVYWECIHNRSKKCRSRLKTIGDDLYVTNDVHNHMDDGQRIAVARRAGFLIYKKFSSIGQNVGKLQCNTIS, from the exons ATGAAACAACAACGTCGAATTG taatGCAACATGTACGTAACTGTGGTCcgcaaatgtttatttacagtcGTAAGGGCGGCACTCTGCTAGCTATAAATGATTTTATCTATCGCTCAAACTTAAAGCGATTTGGAAGAAATAGCGACAAAGTATACTGGGAATGTATTCACAATCGTTCCAAAAAGTGTCGGAGTCGTTTAAAAACTATTGGCGACGATCTTTACGTTACAAATG ATGTGCACAATCATATGGACGATGGTCAACGCATTGCTGTGGCAAGGCGCGcaggttttttaatttataagaaatttagTTCAATAGGTCAAAACGTGGGAAAATTACAATGTAATACGATCTCTTAG
- the LOC128921782 gene encoding uncharacterized protein LOC128921782 isoform X3, producing the protein MQHVRNCGPQMFIYSRKGGTLLAINDFIYRSNLKRFGRNSDKVYWECIHNRSKKCRSRLKTIGDDLYVTNDVHNHMDDGQRIAVARRAGFLIYKKFSSIGQNVGKLQCNTIS; encoded by the exons atGCAACATGTACGTAACTGTGGTCcgcaaatgtttatttacagtcGTAAGGGCGGCACTCTGCTAGCTATAAATGATTTTATCTATCGCTCAAACTTAAAGCGATTTGGAAGAAATAGCGACAAAGTATACTGGGAATGTATTCACAATCGTTCCAAAAAGTGTCGGAGTCGTTTAAAAACTATTGGCGACGATCTTTACGTTACAAATG ATGTGCACAATCATATGGACGATGGTCAACGCATTGCTGTGGCAAGGCGCGcaggttttttaatttataagaaatttagTTCAATAGGTCAAAACGTGGGAAAATTACAATGTAATACGATCTCTTAG
- the LOC128921782 gene encoding modifier of mdg4-like isoform X1 codes for MKLIYEGHHFRFTFRRGPYSIFQCCYKENMQECKVRVVTDQKRVFPLDGEHVHFMQATDKSVTSMTFEPDGHLDDDENSQEHEQSDAFDEYEIQVTDSVPTNEPQTMEVEQSGEFLAEPNDTPVSSDTNDFREKIKRRLQKALLGKKK; via the coding sequence ATGAAACTTATCTACGAAGGACATCATTTTAGATTCACATTTCGAAGGGGTCCATACTCAATTTTCCAATGTTGTTATAAAGAGAATATGCAAGAATGTAAAGTTCGGGTTGTAACTGATCAAAAACGTGTTTTTCCCCTGGACGGAGAACATGTTCATTTCATGCAAGCCACAGATAAAAGTGTAACTTCTATGACTTTTGAACCTGACGGCCATTTGGATGATGATGAGAATAGTCAGGAACATGAACAAAGCGACGCTTTTGATGAGTACGAGATACAGGTAACTGATTCGGTGCCGACAAATGAACCACAAACAATGGAAGTGGAGCAGTCGGGAGAGTTTTTGGCAGAGCCAAATGATACACCTGTTTCCTCCGATACAAATGATTTTCGAGAGAAAATAAAGCGACGCTTGCAAAAAGCGCTTTTAGGCAAAAAGAAATGA